One Fuerstiella marisgermanici DNA window includes the following coding sequences:
- a CDS encoding RrF2 family transcriptional regulator, producing the protein MISKTAEYALRAVTCLATDTERPASADVLAEKTKVPRRYLTRVLQDLAGQGLVTSRSGPGGGYVLASAPEKVTILDVINAVSPLERINSCPLGLQSHTSLCPLHAELDKAFAATEAAFAGVTIRELLDSTNPIVPLREVAR; encoded by the coding sequence ATGATATCGAAGACAGCAGAATACGCTTTGCGAGCGGTTACGTGTCTTGCCACCGACACCGAACGCCCAGCGTCTGCCGACGTATTGGCGGAGAAAACAAAAGTACCGCGCCGCTATCTGACTCGCGTCCTGCAGGACCTGGCAGGGCAGGGTTTGGTCACGTCACGCAGCGGTCCCGGCGGCGGCTATGTCCTGGCATCGGCGCCAGAAAAAGTGACGATTCTGGATGTCATCAATGCGGTGTCTCCGCTGGAACGCATCAACTCGTGCCCGCTCGGACTTCAGTCGCACACATCACTATGCCCGTTGCACGCGGAGCTCGACAAAGCGTTCGCCGCTACCGAAGCCGCTTTTGCGGGCGTAACAATTCGTGAGCTTTTAGATTCCACAAATCCCATCGTGCCGCTACGCGAAGTGGCTCGATGA
- a CDS encoding DUF3565 domain-containing protein — protein sequence MKQPITGYHTDSDGHCVAQLRCGHNQHVRHDPPWTVREWVTTAAGRAQMLGYQLDCLKCDELAPPDDRPEKIASQQRQKND from the coding sequence ATGAAGCAGCCCATCACGGGGTACCACACGGACAGCGATGGCCATTGCGTCGCGCAATTAAGGTGTGGTCACAATCAGCATGTGCGCCATGATCCGCCATGGACGGTTCGTGAATGGGTGACGACCGCCGCAGGGCGTGCACAAATGTTGGGGTACCAACTCGACTGCCTGAAGTGCGACGAACTCGCGCCACCGGACGACAGGCCCGAAAAAATCGCCTCGCAGCAACGTCAAAAAAACGACTGA
- a CDS encoding arylsulfatase, with protein sequence MLSSNHALLLLCAWSISALAQAADRPNIIVILSDDMGYSDIGCYGGEISTPVLDGLADNGLRFTQFYNTARCCPTRASLLTGLYPHQAGIGHMMSDSGHDGYRGELNRNCLTLAEVLKTAGYGTYMSGKWHVTTDVRPDGQKLNWPRQRGFDRFYGTIHGAGSFYDPNSLTRDNTQISPINDPEYQPDTYYYTDAISDHAVRYVREHQQNQPDKPFFMYVAYTAAHWPMHALPEDIKKYKGKYDEGYAALRESRLQKMKELGVVPADIELSPQAEDWDKVQHRDWELRCMEVYAAMIDRMDQGIGKIVNSLKETDALDNTLVLFLQDNGGCAEGLGRRAKKGLEQRPLKPDAAMTKEELQFDMIPKKTRDGWPLIQGPGAMPGPADTYIAYGKGWANVSNTPFREYKHWVHEGGISTPLIAHWPRGIKRHGELEHQPGHLVDIMATCVDLAGATYPNQFSGKPITPLEGRSLKPTFVGEEIEREAIFWEHEGNRAVRVGDWKLVAKGNDGPWELYNVADDRAELNDLAASEPARVRTLAAMWHKYAERAMVLPLIPYYGMTHTTKLSKKKRFQLAADADLPREKSPMLDGKAFRFTVKLSKVGQQGVLLAQGGSAAGFALYQQNGRLWFALRKSGKLFTLDGDAPSAPCLLTAEIQKDGAVKVRADDTELLSGKINGVLDTMPIDGLQVGRDLRGKVGEYAGDFPYDGTIDEVVLTISR encoded by the coding sequence ATGTTGTCTTCGAACCATGCTCTCCTGCTTCTGTGTGCCTGGTCTATTTCTGCTCTGGCCCAAGCTGCTGACCGACCTAACATCATCGTGATTCTTTCCGACGATATGGGCTATTCCGACATCGGGTGCTATGGAGGTGAAATATCCACGCCCGTGCTGGATGGGCTGGCGGACAACGGCTTAAGGTTCACTCAGTTCTATAACACGGCTCGCTGCTGCCCCACGCGAGCGTCCCTGTTGACAGGCTTGTATCCGCATCAGGCAGGCATCGGCCACATGATGAGCGACAGCGGCCACGACGGCTATCGCGGCGAACTGAACCGCAACTGCCTGACACTGGCCGAAGTGTTGAAGACTGCAGGCTACGGAACCTACATGTCGGGGAAATGGCACGTCACCACGGACGTGAGGCCTGACGGCCAGAAACTCAACTGGCCACGACAACGCGGCTTCGATCGCTTTTACGGCACCATCCACGGAGCGGGCAGTTTCTATGATCCGAACTCGTTGACGCGCGACAACACCCAGATTTCTCCGATCAACGATCCGGAATACCAGCCGGACACCTACTACTACACGGATGCGATTAGCGACCACGCCGTGCGTTATGTGCGCGAGCACCAGCAGAACCAGCCCGACAAACCGTTCTTCATGTATGTGGCTTATACGGCGGCTCACTGGCCAATGCATGCTCTTCCGGAAGACATCAAAAAGTACAAAGGAAAGTACGACGAAGGATACGCGGCTCTTCGCGAATCACGACTTCAGAAGATGAAGGAACTGGGTGTGGTGCCTGCAGACATCGAACTGTCACCGCAGGCTGAAGACTGGGACAAGGTTCAACATCGCGATTGGGAACTTCGCTGCATGGAAGTTTATGCTGCGATGATTGACCGAATGGACCAAGGCATTGGGAAGATCGTCAACAGCCTGAAGGAAACTGACGCGCTGGACAACACGCTTGTTCTATTCTTGCAGGACAACGGCGGATGTGCAGAAGGTCTGGGCCGGCGAGCGAAAAAGGGGCTCGAACAACGGCCACTCAAACCCGACGCTGCCATGACGAAGGAAGAACTTCAGTTCGACATGATTCCGAAGAAGACGCGAGATGGTTGGCCACTGATTCAGGGGCCCGGCGCGATGCCAGGTCCAGCTGACACCTACATCGCTTATGGCAAGGGCTGGGCAAACGTTTCCAACACGCCGTTTCGTGAATACAAGCACTGGGTTCACGAAGGCGGAATCAGCACGCCGCTGATCGCTCACTGGCCGCGAGGAATCAAACGTCACGGCGAGCTCGAACATCAACCGGGACACCTTGTCGACATCATGGCCACGTGTGTTGATCTGGCTGGAGCAACCTACCCGAATCAATTTTCTGGCAAGCCAATCACGCCGTTAGAAGGCCGCAGCCTGAAGCCAACATTCGTTGGCGAAGAAATCGAACGCGAAGCGATCTTCTGGGAACACGAAGGCAACCGCGCCGTCCGAGTGGGCGACTGGAAGCTGGTGGCGAAGGGCAATGACGGACCGTGGGAGCTATACAACGTTGCCGACGACCGCGCTGAATTGAACGACCTTGCTGCATCCGAACCAGCCCGCGTTCGCACTCTTGCGGCCATGTGGCACAAGTACGCCGAACGAGCGATGGTGCTGCCATTGATTCCATACTACGGCATGACTCACACCACGAAACTATCAAAGAAGAAACGCTTTCAGTTGGCAGCAGATGCGGATCTGCCGCGAGAAAAATCGCCCATGCTGGACGGAAAAGCGTTCCGGTTCACCGTCAAGCTTAGCAAAGTTGGCCAGCAAGGCGTGCTGTTGGCTCAGGGAGGTTCGGCGGCCGGTTTCGCACTTTACCAGCAAAACGGCCGCCTCTGGTTTGCTCTGCGAAAGAGCGGAAAGCTGTTTACTCTGGACGGAGACGCTCCTTCAGCCCCTTGCCTGCTCACAGCAGAAATTCAAAAAGACGGCGCCGTCAAAGTGCGAGCGGACGATACGGAATTGCTGAGCGGGAAGATCAACGGCGTGCTCGACACAATGCCTATCGATGGGCTGCAGGTGGGCCGAGATTTAAGAGGCAAGGTCGGCGAATATGCTGGCGACTTCCCGTACGATGGCACGATCGACGAAGTCGTGCTGACGATTTCCAGGTGA
- a CDS encoding beta strand repeat-containing protein, with protein MFCRPLMQRLRSVLTQESARRRKRVPQRGIEVLELRTLLAAVSDDNGTLQIELSENEQLSIVSQGDSYALASDSNNFTDAGVADAAAFAGFGTNSLILNDLAAYSSVHITDSASGASLRFNDSGSHAYQHSFAVDLTGEIAGDQAVGFEGASHFGDFNLAIATDRSIRLFDGSSLTTNDGDIQLTALNEGDASGDLRGIGLDNAAITSTGQGQILLTGTGTSAGPASDFRVGVWLENGSVISSTATTPLAGTIAMNGLGGSGTRRNNGVLIESASTVASAAGDIVITGDGGQGTGNSNYGVVILQASIIESTGTGDDAAAISITGTGGDAVAYNIGVLMDGSTRVSSVDGDISVVGAGGNGTESSNRGVHLSSAAVVESTGTDSNAATITIDGTGGSGTESNSGVRLSNVSEVNNQPAEIRSVSGAISVTGQGGGNGTGDINRGLDIQGRISSTGTGVNAAPITIAGTGGTGTTHNHGVIVSSAEGEVLTLDGAVTIFGAGGDGDDRNEGVKLQGPALMSTRNGDIVITGQGGTGDGDFNRGVYLLMGATIQSTGTGPNAGDVVITGTGGAGDANNHGVQVASSSTMSSVSGDIEITGTGSGTGANNYGVHITDASLIESTGTGSDAGAIAITGTGSSGTNWNLGLAMGSDASIRTVDGDVALSGQGGLGSGDSNRGVSMSGFGVIESTGTGEHAGEITIDGRGGTGTHSNLGVLINGETSQITSQDGGVSLTGTGGAGDEILNSGVWLSAPVESQGTGSIDIVGIGGSGSDSSRGITVSGAATEVSVAAGAITIAGTGGSGDGGNNGGVQMTNGATINSTATGAEAGAITVTGTGGSGADWNNGVTFGSGTVIRSINGDIDLQGTGGTATGSNNHGMHMENFEIIESTGTGVHAGTITLTGVSGTGAANNGGLVVLGSSPLIRTFDGDITLSGEGGGTTTGNANGGLWLAATVQALGTAAIDIVGSAGTGTVAADFLSGVDIAGTGTVILSNSGPITITGTSSNTPGDFHHGVTIHNEVTIVSTDGDITLTGDSRSGLNSHGVSLRGDTTSGAKVSSTGSGNVHIAAAAAAGTVDALHLGENTVLGHLLSTGNISLVTDTIDIHPAAIIQSTGTFELKPRQPGLPLSSISLGGAIAVGSPDLNLTDAELATLQPGFTSITIGTPGLTNAESVVAIDTATFYDPVSIFGGTFRDEAGIDITAPAVTVSGAMTPGQPTGKFDVGGDLRLDDGSTLLIEAAGNTPGEGGGFHDQISSTGRVDIGANVSLQTRWIPTWHAEANDVLMIVSRTGGSGTFAGLPEGATLPEFFNATISYVGGTGDDIVLTLPDMIPETEVLDLSGLGSKGVTVFGADASDQLGQSVNSAGDVNGDGIDDFLIGANKADSVGNQRSESGEAYLIYGSEDLPETIDLANLGDRGVIIHGANLGDITAHYVDAADINGDTYSDIIIGALGGESAYVVFGGPDLPKSIDLASLGSAGITIKGSDLNDLTGNPVAEIGDINGDEFPDFAVGAIWADSVNNARDKAGETHVIFGGSTLPQTIDLATATSGVMRIFGAQQGDESGVSIAGLGDVNDDGIDDLIIGARYTDGRDDNTNRAGESYIIYGNRSLPASIDLATDGAADVTIYGVDAHDFSGHYSRGGGDVNGDGHNDIVIGVVGADSKDNTRLNAGESHIIFGGPGLPATIDLATLGAAGVTFYGVDAGDESGRDIDIVGDLNGDGFDDVAISARGGDGAVNQTGGAGETYVIFGRAVFPQTLDLRVPGTADQILFGIDAGDESGIMVRGAGDVNDDGVDDLIIGARYADSVGNGRLDAGEAYVVFGVSPNSSPGDVDGSGGFDANDTFLIHLTQLSGTDVQIDQSKGSSPLTATRIRDNIAALDPAADVDGDGDFDANDSFLIHLVKLAGTNVQIDQSKGSSLLTAAEIRARINALGNSASGDNAGGDTGRNISRTAGRKIQASSDEVSRETVSPSTARPSADFAATSLPTKNQSAEQASRLFGQSEAGSQTLEPSSPSDAETVATDSAWDSSRSWLDAILSGS; from the coding sequence ATGTTTTGCCGACCGCTGATGCAACGTCTTCGTTCTGTGCTCACGCAGGAATCCGCCCGTCGCCGCAAGCGAGTGCCCCAACGCGGCATTGAAGTTCTGGAACTGCGGACGCTGTTGGCCGCTGTTTCTGATGACAACGGCACTTTGCAAATTGAGCTGTCTGAAAACGAACAGCTATCGATTGTGTCTCAAGGAGACAGCTACGCTCTGGCTTCTGATTCGAACAACTTTACGGACGCTGGCGTCGCGGACGCTGCTGCCTTCGCTGGCTTCGGCACCAATTCGCTGATTTTGAACGATCTTGCGGCCTACTCATCGGTTCACATCACCGACAGTGCTTCAGGGGCCTCGCTGCGTTTCAACGACAGCGGCAGCCACGCCTATCAGCATTCGTTTGCGGTCGACCTGACCGGTGAAATCGCCGGGGACCAGGCCGTCGGGTTTGAAGGAGCCAGTCATTTTGGAGACTTCAATCTGGCGATTGCCACTGACAGATCCATCCGTTTGTTCGACGGCAGCAGTCTGACCACCAATGACGGCGACATTCAGCTTACCGCACTGAACGAAGGCGATGCCTCAGGCGATCTGCGAGGTATTGGCCTGGATAACGCAGCGATCACCAGCACAGGCCAGGGCCAGATCCTGCTGACCGGAACCGGCACCAGCGCCGGACCAGCAAGTGACTTTAGGGTCGGCGTTTGGCTGGAGAATGGCTCAGTCATTTCATCAACCGCGACAACGCCCTTGGCTGGCACGATTGCCATGAACGGACTCGGAGGGTCCGGCACACGTCGCAACAACGGAGTGCTTATTGAATCCGCTTCTACCGTTGCCAGCGCCGCGGGCGACATCGTAATCACGGGCGATGGCGGTCAAGGAACTGGCAATTCGAATTACGGTGTTGTGATTCTTCAGGCTTCAATCATCGAATCCACGGGGACTGGGGATGACGCGGCAGCGATCTCGATCACTGGGACTGGTGGCGATGCGGTTGCTTACAACATTGGCGTACTGATGGACGGAAGCACCAGAGTTTCAAGTGTCGACGGCGACATTTCGGTCGTCGGGGCCGGTGGCAATGGAACGGAAAGTTCCAACCGAGGCGTCCACCTTTCCAGCGCGGCAGTGGTGGAATCAACGGGCACCGATTCGAATGCGGCCACCATCACGATTGATGGCACCGGCGGTAGCGGGACAGAAAGCAATAGTGGAGTGAGACTGTCCAATGTCTCGGAAGTAAACAACCAGCCAGCAGAAATCCGCAGCGTTTCCGGGGCGATTTCTGTGACGGGCCAAGGGGGCGGCAATGGCACTGGCGATATTAATCGAGGACTCGACATTCAGGGGCGAATTTCATCGACGGGGACAGGTGTCAACGCTGCTCCGATCACGATCGCAGGCACTGGCGGAACAGGAACGACGCACAATCACGGTGTCATCGTCTCTTCGGCAGAGGGCGAGGTACTTACGTTGGACGGGGCCGTCACCATCTTCGGAGCCGGAGGTGATGGGGATGATCGAAACGAGGGAGTGAAACTGCAGGGCCCGGCCTTAATGTCCACGCGGAACGGCGACATCGTGATCACGGGGCAGGGCGGGACTGGAGACGGCGATTTCAATCGAGGCGTTTACCTCTTAATGGGTGCCACGATTCAGTCGACGGGCACAGGCCCAAATGCAGGTGACGTCGTTATCACCGGAACAGGCGGTGCCGGAGACGCTAACAATCATGGCGTTCAAGTCGCGAGTTCTTCCACAATGTCCAGCGTTAGCGGCGATATTGAGATTACAGGCACTGGAAGCGGCACCGGCGCTAACAATTACGGCGTGCATATCACCGATGCGTCCTTGATTGAGTCCACGGGAACAGGATCAGACGCCGGTGCTATCGCTATCACAGGAACCGGCAGTTCCGGAACGAACTGGAATTTGGGACTCGCAATGGGCAGCGACGCTTCAATCCGAACCGTCGACGGAGACGTCGCACTGTCCGGGCAAGGGGGACTGGGGTCGGGTGACAGTAATCGCGGAGTCAGTATGAGCGGATTCGGCGTGATTGAATCGACCGGCACTGGCGAACATGCGGGTGAGATTACGATTGACGGTCGCGGAGGGACGGGCACTCATTCCAACCTTGGCGTCTTGATCAATGGTGAAACTTCGCAAATCACCAGTCAGGATGGGGGCGTTTCACTCACCGGGACGGGCGGCGCGGGCGACGAAATTCTTAACAGCGGCGTTTGGCTAAGCGCACCGGTCGAATCACAGGGAACGGGATCAATCGACATCGTGGGTATCGGTGGTAGTGGCAGCGATTCAAGCCGAGGAATCACTGTGTCCGGCGCAGCGACCGAGGTTAGCGTTGCTGCCGGTGCCATTACAATTGCAGGAACTGGCGGCAGCGGTGACGGCGGCAATAACGGTGGCGTGCAAATGACTAACGGAGCGACAATCAATTCGACCGCGACAGGGGCCGAAGCGGGGGCGATTACTGTCACTGGCACGGGCGGCTCCGGTGCCGACTGGAACAACGGAGTTACCTTTGGATCAGGCACGGTCATTCGCAGCATCAATGGTGACATCGATTTGCAGGGAACCGGAGGTACTGCTACGGGTTCAAATAACCATGGCATGCATATGGAAAACTTTGAGATCATTGAATCGACGGGCACGGGAGTCCATGCCGGGACAATTACCCTCACGGGAGTCAGCGGGACCGGGGCGGCAAACAATGGCGGGCTGGTCGTGCTCGGGAGTTCGCCGCTAATTCGGACTTTCGACGGAGATATTACGCTGTCTGGGGAAGGTGGAGGGACGACTACCGGCAATGCCAACGGTGGGCTGTGGCTGGCCGCGACTGTCCAGGCGTTGGGGACGGCAGCCATTGATATTGTTGGATCGGCCGGAACAGGAACCGTTGCTGCTGATTTTCTCAGCGGCGTGGACATCGCGGGGACAGGCACCGTGATCCTGTCGAATTCAGGCCCCATTACGATTACAGGAACCAGCAGCAATACGCCCGGCGACTTTCATCACGGCGTAACCATCCACAACGAAGTGACTATCGTTTCGACCGACGGCGACATAACTCTCACCGGAGATTCACGAAGCGGCTTGAACAGTCATGGTGTGAGCTTGAGGGGCGATACGACGTCCGGAGCCAAGGTTTCTTCAACGGGTTCGGGGAATGTTCACATCGCTGCTGCTGCTGCTGCCGGAACCGTGGATGCTTTGCATCTCGGTGAAAATACGGTCCTTGGACACTTGTTGTCGACGGGAAATATCAGTCTCGTCACGGACACGATCGACATCCACCCCGCGGCGATTATTCAGTCAACAGGAACATTCGAACTTAAACCACGACAGCCGGGACTGCCTTTGTCGTCCATCAGCCTCGGAGGCGCGATTGCTGTCGGTTCGCCAGACTTGAATCTCACCGATGCGGAATTGGCGACGCTTCAGCCCGGCTTCACTTCTATCACGATCGGGACACCGGGACTGACGAACGCGGAATCCGTTGTCGCGATCGACACCGCAACTTTTTATGATCCAGTCTCCATCTTCGGCGGAACTTTTCGCGATGAGGCAGGCATCGACATCACAGCTCCGGCCGTCACGGTCAGCGGGGCAATGACTCCCGGCCAGCCAACAGGCAAATTTGATGTCGGTGGTGATCTGCGACTTGATGACGGATCGACGTTATTGATTGAAGCGGCCGGCAACACACCGGGTGAAGGTGGCGGGTTCCACGATCAAATAAGTTCGACAGGGCGAGTCGACATCGGGGCAAACGTTTCTCTGCAAACGCGATGGATTCCGACATGGCACGCCGAAGCAAACGACGTACTGATGATTGTTAGTCGCACCGGCGGCTCCGGAACGTTTGCCGGTCTGCCCGAAGGAGCCACTCTGCCGGAATTCTTCAACGCCACGATCAGCTACGTCGGTGGCACTGGTGATGACATCGTCCTGACTTTGCCTGACATGATTCCGGAAACGGAAGTCCTGGATCTGTCTGGCCTTGGTTCGAAAGGCGTCACCGTTTTCGGGGCCGATGCTAGTGATCAACTTGGGCAGTCCGTAAATAGCGCCGGTGACGTGAACGGCGACGGCATCGACGATTTTTTGATCGGCGCGAACAAGGCCGATTCCGTCGGTAATCAACGTTCGGAAAGTGGTGAGGCATACCTGATCTACGGTAGTGAAGATCTGCCGGAAACGATCGATCTGGCGAATCTCGGTGACCGCGGTGTCATCATTCACGGAGCCAACCTGGGGGACATCACGGCTCATTATGTCGACGCGGCTGACATCAACGGCGATACGTACAGCGACATCATTATCGGAGCGCTGGGAGGTGAAAGTGCCTACGTTGTCTTCGGAGGACCGGATCTGCCGAAGTCCATCGATCTTGCCAGCCTGGGATCAGCAGGAATTACGATTAAGGGTTCCGATCTGAACGATCTCACCGGCAACCCCGTTGCTGAGATCGGAGACATCAACGGCGACGAATTTCCTGACTTCGCTGTAGGCGCGATCTGGGCAGATTCCGTCAACAATGCTCGGGACAAGGCGGGCGAAACGCATGTCATTTTTGGCGGCAGCACGTTGCCTCAGACGATTGATCTTGCCACGGCAACGTCGGGCGTGATGCGAATTTTTGGCGCTCAACAGGGCGATGAGTCCGGAGTGTCAATCGCGGGGCTCGGCGATGTGAACGACGATGGCATTGACGACCTGATAATCGGAGCACGCTATACGGATGGTCGCGACGACAACACGAACCGGGCAGGCGAAAGTTACATCATCTACGGTAATCGTTCGCTCCCGGCGTCGATCGACCTTGCAACGGATGGAGCCGCTGATGTGACCATCTATGGCGTGGATGCTCACGATTTCTCGGGGCACTATTCACGTGGTGGAGGTGATGTGAATGGCGATGGGCATAACGATATTGTGATTGGTGTCGTCGGAGCAGATTCGAAAGACAACACGCGATTGAACGCTGGAGAATCTCACATCATTTTCGGTGGCCCCGGACTGCCAGCTACAATTGATCTGGCAACTCTGGGCGCTGCGGGAGTCACGTTTTATGGAGTCGATGCCGGCGACGAAAGTGGACGCGACATTGACATCGTCGGCGACCTGAACGGAGATGGCTTCGATGACGTCGCCATCAGCGCGCGCGGTGGTGACGGAGCCGTAAACCAGACCGGGGGCGCTGGCGAAACGTACGTCATTTTTGGCCGTGCCGTGTTCCCGCAAACACTGGACCTGCGTGTACCAGGAACGGCCGACCAGATCTTGTTTGGCATCGACGCAGGTGACGAAAGCGGCATCATGGTGCGTGGTGCCGGCGATGTGAATGACGATGGAGTTGACGATCTCATCATCGGTGCTCGGTATGCAGATTCTGTCGGGAACGGTCGCCTGGATGCAGGTGAAGCCTATGTTGTTTTCGGCGTCTCACCGAACAGTTCGCCAGGTGACGTCGATGGCAGTGGCGGTTTTGATGCCAATGATACCTTCCTGATTCATCTGACTCAGCTTTCCGGCACCGACGTTCAAATCGATCAGTCGAAAGGCAGTTCGCCCCTCACGGCAACTCGGATTCGGGACAACATCGCGGCCCTGGATCCTGCCGCCGACGTTGATGGCGATGGAGACTTCGACGCCAACGACTCGTTTCTGATCCACCTGGTCAAGCTGGCCGGCACGAATGTTCAGATTGACCAGTCCAAGGGCAGCAGCTTGCTGACAGCTGCGGAAATTCGAGCCAGAATCAACGCACTTGGCAACAGCGCCAGCGGAGACAATGCCGGCGGAGACACTGGCAGAAACATCAGCCGAACGGCCGGTCGTAAAATTCAGGCGTCGTCGGACGAAGTTTCCCGCGAAACGGTTTCCCCATCGACAGCACGACCATCCGCCGACTTCGCAGCCACTTCACTGCCTACGAAGAACCAAAGTGCGGAACAGGCTTCAAGACTTTTCGGACAGTCAGAAGCCGGTTCGCAGACGCTCGAACCATCAAGTCCAAGCGACGCCGAAACGGTTGCCACCGACTCGGCGTGGGATAGCTCTCGCAGTTGGCTGGACGCAATTCTAAGTGGCAGTTGA